A genomic region of Bombus pyrosoma isolate SC7728 linkage group LG6, ASM1482585v1, whole genome shotgun sequence contains the following coding sequences:
- the LOC122568634 gene encoding zinc finger protein 431-like — protein sequence MGHDTNSESESILSESNDLMKDINVIAKTKRNEKPHKCTFDGCNLSFCRPSRLKRHMKFHTGERDYKCTYPECDKAYTNNCHLKRHMESHNAIKKLYKCPECSLHITNQHNLKRHYNTMHINRDKLTCKECNETFVKKYQFKIHMAKHNSVLYKCDECNKNFTNITKFKEHKAYHEQGGKQYPCSIPGCNEVFKKWLFLCAHKKTQHVNDYKCKNCGKIFLSKRHLKIHSQVHMENRSVVPCPFEKCPRVYYFKSNLTHHIRTYHLGEKYECDICKIKIGTKQRLAIHIQKLHMSEKRIKEIKKRLQRKKRKDAGVVKRSALSKLVGINLPIKVEKMVLKGEETIPYLEQLVTESNCNADCNYLTSIT from the exons atgGGGCATGATACAAATTCAGAATCTGAGAGTATTTTGTCTGAATCTAATGATTTGATGAAAGACATTAACGTTATTGCTAAAAccaaaagaaatgaaaaaccTCACAAATGCACTTTTGATGGTTGCAATTTATCTTTTTGTAGACCATCTCGATTAAAAAGGCATATGAAATTTCACACAGGAGAG AGGGACTACAAATGTACCTATCCAGAATGTGATAAAGCTTATACTAACAATTGTCATTTGAAACGACATATGGAGAGCCACAATGcaataaaaaagttatataa ATGTCCAGAATGCTCATTACATATTACTAATCAACATAACTTAAAACGTCATTATAATACAATGCATATAAATCGTGACAAATTAACTTGCAAAGAATGTAATGaaacttttgtaaaaaaataccAGTTTAAGATACACATGGCAAAACATAATtcagttttatataaatgtgatgaatgtaataaaaattttacaaatattacaaaatttaaagagCATAAAGCATATCATGAACAAGGAGGTAAACAATATCCATGCAGTATACCAGGATGTAatgaagtttttaaaaaatggctGTTTCTTTGTGCTCATAAAAAAACTCAACATGTAAatg ATTACAAATGCAAAAACTgtggtaaaatatttttgagcaaacgacatttaaaaattcattctcaAGTTCACATGGAAAATAGATCTGTTGTACCTTGTCCTTTTGAAAAATGCCCTCGTGTTTATTactttaaaagtaatttaactCATCATATACGGACCTATCACCTTGGAGAAAAATATGAGTgtgatatatgtaaaataaagattGGAACAAAACAAAGATTAGCAATACATATTCAGAAACTACACATGTCagaaaaaaggataaaagagATCAAAAAAAGGTTACAGcgcaaaaaaaggaaagatgcTGGGGTAGTTAAAAGGAGTGCACTGTCCAAATTAGTTGGAATTAATTTACcaataaaagtagaaaaaatggtattaaaaggagaagaaactATACCATACTTAGAACAACTTGTAACAGAATCAAATTGTAATGCAGATTGTAATTACCTTACTTCTATAACATAA
- the LOC122568636 gene encoding probable protein phosphatase 2C T23F11.1 isoform X1, with protein sequence MRIKFCERIFRKIMGQTLSEPVTAKKLACCRNSNYRVGSSCMQGWRIKMEDCHVHILSLPDDPGTAFFAVYDGHGGAAMAQHAGKHLHEYITRRSEYKAGNIVQAIQQGFLELDKAMQNDAALKDEQAGTTVIALLIKDNIIYSANAGDSRAVASINGNAVPLSRDHKPTLKDERERIEVGGGWVEFNRVNGQLALSRALGDFMFKRNERKPPQEQIVTAFPEVQEFRITQDWEFVVLACDGIWDVMTSNEVVNFIRTRLVQSKFGIGEEQDTMDPEEICEELMKHCLAPDALMGTGCDNMTVILVCFLHGKPYSHLISRCKESIVSNNGQEVSKYKYSNNFSKMQ encoded by the exons ATGCGTATAAAATTCTGCGAGAG AATCTTCAGAAAAATAATGGGTCAAACGCTCAGTGAACCTGTAACAGCTAAGAAATTAGCATGCTGCAGAAACTCAAACTATCGAGTTGGAAGTTCCTGTATGCAAGGATGGCGTATCAAAATGGAAGATTGTCATGTTCATATACTTTCATTACCTGACGATCCTGGTACTGCATTCTTTGCTGTATATGATGGTCATGGAG GTGCGGCAATGGCACAACATGCTGGAAAACATCTTCATGAATATATAACTAGAAGAAGCGAATACAAAGCTGGTAACATTGTTCAAGCTATACAACAGGGTTTTCTGGAATTAGATAAAGCAATGCAAAATGATGCAGCACTTAAAGATGAACAAGCAGGAACTACTGTTATAGCACTTCTTATAAAggacaatattatatatagt GCAAATGCAGGTGACAGTAGGGCAGTGGCAAGCATTAATGGTAATGCTGTTCCACTTAGTCGCGATCATAAACCTACATTGAAAGATGAACGTGAAAGAATCGAAGTTGGTGGTGGCTGGGTTGAATTTAACAGAGTAAACGGTCAATTAGCATTATCTCGTGCACTGGGAGATTTTATGTTCAAACGAAATGAACGTAAACCACCACAAGAACAAATCGTAACTg CTTTTCCTGAAGTTCAGGAGTTTCGAATAACACAAGATTGGGAATTTGTTGTACTGGCTTGTGATGGTATTTGGGATGTAATGACGAGTAATGAAGTAGTCAATTTTATACGAACACGTTTAGTCCAGTCGAAATTTGGGATAGGAGAAGAACAGGATACAATGGATCCTGAAGAAATTTGTGAAGAGCTTATGAAACATTGCCTTGCCCCAGATGCCTTAATGGGTACTGGCTGTGATAATATGACGGTCATCCTTGTATGTTTCCTTCATGGAAAACCATATTCTCATTTAATTTCACGCTGCAAGGAATCTATTG
- the LOC122568636 gene encoding probable protein phosphatase 2C T23F11.1 isoform X2 codes for MGQTLSEPVTAKKLACCRNSNYRVGSSCMQGWRIKMEDCHVHILSLPDDPGTAFFAVYDGHGGAAMAQHAGKHLHEYITRRSEYKAGNIVQAIQQGFLELDKAMQNDAALKDEQAGTTVIALLIKDNIIYSANAGDSRAVASINGNAVPLSRDHKPTLKDERERIEVGGGWVEFNRVNGQLALSRALGDFMFKRNERKPPQEQIVTAFPEVQEFRITQDWEFVVLACDGIWDVMTSNEVVNFIRTRLVQSKFGIGEEQDTMDPEEICEELMKHCLAPDALMGTGCDNMTVILVCFLHGKPYSHLISRCKESIVSNNGQEVSKYKYSNNFSKMQ; via the exons ATGGGTCAAACGCTCAGTGAACCTGTAACAGCTAAGAAATTAGCATGCTGCAGAAACTCAAACTATCGAGTTGGAAGTTCCTGTATGCAAGGATGGCGTATCAAAATGGAAGATTGTCATGTTCATATACTTTCATTACCTGACGATCCTGGTACTGCATTCTTTGCTGTATATGATGGTCATGGAG GTGCGGCAATGGCACAACATGCTGGAAAACATCTTCATGAATATATAACTAGAAGAAGCGAATACAAAGCTGGTAACATTGTTCAAGCTATACAACAGGGTTTTCTGGAATTAGATAAAGCAATGCAAAATGATGCAGCACTTAAAGATGAACAAGCAGGAACTACTGTTATAGCACTTCTTATAAAggacaatattatatatagt GCAAATGCAGGTGACAGTAGGGCAGTGGCAAGCATTAATGGTAATGCTGTTCCACTTAGTCGCGATCATAAACCTACATTGAAAGATGAACGTGAAAGAATCGAAGTTGGTGGTGGCTGGGTTGAATTTAACAGAGTAAACGGTCAATTAGCATTATCTCGTGCACTGGGAGATTTTATGTTCAAACGAAATGAACGTAAACCACCACAAGAACAAATCGTAACTg CTTTTCCTGAAGTTCAGGAGTTTCGAATAACACAAGATTGGGAATTTGTTGTACTGGCTTGTGATGGTATTTGGGATGTAATGACGAGTAATGAAGTAGTCAATTTTATACGAACACGTTTAGTCCAGTCGAAATTTGGGATAGGAGAAGAACAGGATACAATGGATCCTGAAGAAATTTGTGAAGAGCTTATGAAACATTGCCTTGCCCCAGATGCCTTAATGGGTACTGGCTGTGATAATATGACGGTCATCCTTGTATGTTTCCTTCATGGAAAACCATATTCTCATTTAATTTCACGCTGCAAGGAATCTATTG